In one window of Coralliovum pocilloporae DNA:
- a CDS encoding SlyX family protein: MSTEQLEARIDSLEITIADQQKTIDDLNEMVTRQWDTLKQFEREILKLSGQIELLEEASPAPENQKPPHY; this comes from the coding sequence ATGAGCACAGAACAGCTTGAAGCACGGATCGACAGTCTGGAAATCACCATTGCCGATCAGCAGAAAACCATCGACGATCTCAACGAGATGGTCACCCGTCAATGGGACACACTGAAACAGTTTGAGCGGGAAATCCTGAAACTGTCCGGTCAGATAGAACTGCTGGAAGAAGCCAGCCCGGCACCTGAAAACCAGAAACCGCCCCATTATTGA
- a CDS encoding BCCT family transporter, giving the protein MSDTNPNNHLVAQKGFFTGLHPGMGIASKAMIAAFVIFTVLNVEFAGGLYKSVRSWIENGLSWYYITVLAGIMLFCFFLMFSKFGNLRLGDDDARPEFSNFSWFAMLFSAGIGIGILFFGVAEPIFYFDNSGAFGYPNNPHAELAGHSAMDMQRAIDAMRVTYFHWGFHGWALYVIVGLCLAYFGFRKKLPLTMRSALYPLIGERIYGPWGHTVDLLAVFGSVFGIATSLGLGSSQIATGLNVLFGIDPGTFTKVILIIVVTLIATISTVSGVGKGIRMISEWNIWLSMILLAAFVLIGPFKWLLGFYVTTIGDYLWNFIPMGFWTASTEEHISWQGGWTIFYWGWWIAWAPMVGMFIARISRGRTIREFMVGVLFVPTAIAFFWLCMFGGNAIWQEMNMAGGPAADGGAGIITTVRNWDLPSALYGTIGNLGATSWMGDLGWTAWPLSALATLLLVSWFVTSADSGTLVITTMLSMGDDNPPKKFRIIWGFGIGATAIVLLVAGGLGALQTASIAAAFPISFVILAMATGLYKSLKSDPSASPISNQSGTASDGTRISQELHA; this is encoded by the coding sequence TTGTCTGATACAAATCCTAACAATCACCTTGTCGCCCAAAAAGGCTTTTTTACCGGGCTGCATCCCGGCATGGGCATTGCCTCAAAGGCCATGATCGCGGCATTTGTCATCTTCACCGTTCTGAATGTTGAATTCGCAGGCGGGCTCTACAAGTCTGTACGCAGCTGGATTGAGAACGGCCTCAGCTGGTATTACATCACGGTTCTTGCAGGCATTATGCTCTTTTGCTTTTTCCTGATGTTCTCGAAGTTCGGCAACCTGCGTCTAGGCGACGATGATGCGAGACCCGAGTTCAGCAATTTCAGCTGGTTTGCAATGCTGTTCTCGGCAGGGATCGGCATCGGCATCCTGTTCTTCGGTGTTGCCGAGCCAATTTTCTACTTCGACAATTCAGGGGCCTTTGGTTATCCGAACAACCCGCATGCTGAACTTGCGGGCCATAGCGCAATGGACATGCAGCGAGCCATTGATGCCATGCGGGTCACATATTTCCACTGGGGTTTCCATGGATGGGCCCTTTATGTGATCGTTGGGCTCTGCCTTGCCTATTTCGGCTTCCGAAAGAAACTGCCATTGACCATGCGGTCAGCGCTTTATCCGCTGATTGGTGAGCGCATTTATGGTCCATGGGGTCATACGGTTGACCTTCTCGCCGTGTTTGGCTCTGTTTTCGGTATCGCCACATCGCTCGGTCTTGGTTCAAGCCAGATAGCAACCGGTCTGAACGTCCTGTTCGGAATTGACCCCGGAACCTTCACCAAGGTTATTCTGATCATCGTCGTTACCCTTATCGCCACCATCTCTACGGTTTCCGGCGTTGGTAAGGGCATCAGGATGATTTCCGAGTGGAACATCTGGCTGTCCATGATTCTGCTGGCCGCCTTTGTTCTCATAGGTCCGTTCAAATGGCTCCTCGGTTTCTATGTCACCACAATTGGTGACTATCTGTGGAACTTCATCCCGATGGGCTTCTGGACAGCCAGCACCGAAGAACACATCTCATGGCAGGGTGGCTGGACGATTTTCTACTGGGGCTGGTGGATTGCCTGGGCTCCGATGGTCGGCATGTTCATTGCCCGTATCTCTCGCGGACGAACCATTCGTGAATTCATGGTCGGCGTTCTGTTTGTACCAACGGCCATTGCCTTCTTCTGGCTCTGCATGTTTGGCGGCAACGCGATCTGGCAAGAGATGAACATGGCGGGTGGTCCTGCTGCAGACGGCGGAGCGGGCATTATCACAACGGTTCGCAACTGGGACCTGCCTTCTGCTCTCTATGGCACAATAGGCAATCTGGGAGCGACATCCTGGATGGGAGACCTCGGGTGGACAGCCTGGCCTCTTTCAGCGCTTGCTACGCTCCTGCTTGTATCATGGTTCGTAACATCGGCTGATTCCGGCACGCTGGTTATCACCACCATGCTGTCCATGGGTGACGACAATCCACCTAAGAAGTTCCGGATTATCTGGGGTTTCGGTATCGGTGCGACCGCCATTGTTCTTCTGGTCGCCGGTGGTCTCGGAGCGCTGCAAACAGCATCCATTGCTGCTGCGTTCCCGATATCATTTGTGATCCTTGCCATGGCCACAGGGTTGTACAAATCTCTTAAGTCTGACCCGTCCGCCTCACCGATCAGCAATCAAAGCGGAACGGCATCCGATGGTACTCGGATCAGCCAGGAGCTTCATGCCTAG
- a CDS encoding acetyl-CoA acetyltransferase, which produces MTACIVGWGHTPFGKHQDKTVESLIVEAATAAIADAGIEPKDVDEIILGHFNAGFSAQDFTASLVLQASDDFRFKPALRVENACATGSAAVHQGIKTLAAGQARIVLVVGVEQMTTTPPADIGNNLLKASYLPEDGDTPAGFAGVFGMIADKYFQRYGDQSDALAGIAAKNHRNGVSNPYAQLRKDLGFEFCRAESDKNPFVAGPLKRTDCSLVSDGAAAIVLADTATALSFDKAVAFRSQAHVSDFLPMSKRDILDFDGCSVAWSRALEAARLTLDDLSFVETHDCFTIAELIEYEAMGLAPKGEGARVVADGTTQMDGKLPVNPSGGLKAKGHPIGATGVSMHALTAMQLTGRAGDMQVSNPKLGGIFNMGGAAVANYVSILEPIK; this is translated from the coding sequence ATGACGGCCTGTATTGTCGGTTGGGGACACACACCATTCGGGAAACATCAGGACAAGACGGTTGAAAGTCTGATCGTCGAAGCGGCAACAGCGGCTATTGCGGATGCCGGAATTGAGCCGAAAGATGTGGACGAGATTATCCTCGGTCATTTCAATGCCGGGTTCTCGGCTCAGGATTTTACGGCAAGCCTTGTCCTTCAGGCATCCGACGACTTCCGCTTTAAGCCAGCGTTGAGAGTTGAAAACGCCTGCGCGACTGGCTCGGCAGCTGTCCATCAGGGCATCAAGACACTCGCCGCCGGGCAGGCGCGGATTGTGCTTGTGGTGGGGGTCGAACAGATGACCACAACGCCCCCCGCAGATATCGGCAACAACCTGCTGAAGGCGTCCTATCTGCCGGAAGACGGGGACACGCCTGCGGGCTTTGCCGGGGTTTTCGGGATGATCGCCGACAAGTACTTCCAGAGATATGGTGATCAGTCTGATGCTTTGGCAGGAATCGCCGCAAAGAACCACAGAAATGGTGTTTCCAACCCTTATGCCCAGTTGCGCAAAGATCTGGGGTTTGAGTTCTGTCGGGCTGAATCAGACAAGAACCCGTTTGTGGCGGGGCCGTTGAAGCGGACGGATTGTTCGCTTGTCTCAGATGGCGCTGCTGCGATTGTGCTTGCAGATACGGCCACAGCCCTGTCCTTCGACAAGGCGGTGGCTTTCCGTTCTCAGGCCCACGTGTCAGATTTCCTGCCGATGTCGAAGCGAGATATTCTGGACTTTGACGGGTGCTCGGTCGCCTGGTCGCGGGCGCTGGAAGCTGCCCGGCTGACCCTTGACGACCTGTCCTTTGTGGAAACCCACGACTGTTTCACCATCGCTGAACTGATTGAATATGAGGCCATGGGGCTGGCACCAAAGGGCGAGGGTGCCCGCGTAGTTGCAGACGGGACTACACAGATGGACGGCAAGCTTCCGGTCAATCCATCAGGTGGCCTGAAGGCAAAAGGTCACCCCATCGGTGCAACCGGTGTGTCCATGCATGCTCTGACGGCCATGCAGTTGACTGGCAGGGCAGGGGACATGCAGGTCAGCAATCCGAAGCTTGGCGGCATCTTCAATATGGGCGGAGCAGCCGTTGCCAATTATGTGTCGATCCTTGAGCCCATCAAATAG
- a CDS encoding protein-tyrosine phosphatase family protein, protein MSGIFPVAQLGAGQLSLVIRPEPHRVPETVSGWVTHGITSVISMLEHEEACELGLLDEEAVCLERGLSFTSFPIPDFTVPDDMSRCRTLAETLAQSARQGDHLAFHCRGTIGRSPMMLASLLVIDNREPGAIWSMIRNARGVEVPDTREQEDWLYRFADQLKTS, encoded by the coding sequence ATGAGTGGCATTTTTCCTGTCGCACAGCTGGGCGCTGGCCAGCTGTCACTTGTGATCAGGCCAGAGCCTCATCGGGTGCCCGAGACAGTGTCCGGCTGGGTAACGCATGGCATCACATCGGTCATTTCCATGCTGGAGCATGAAGAAGCCTGCGAGCTGGGCCTTTTGGATGAAGAAGCGGTTTGCCTGGAACGCGGCCTGTCTTTCACCTCTTTTCCAATTCCTGATTTTACCGTCCCGGATGACATGAGCCGCTGTCGAACTCTCGCGGAAACACTGGCGCAGTCGGCGCGGCAGGGCGACCATTTGGCGTTTCATTGCCGGGGAACCATCGGACGGTCTCCGATGATGCTCGCAAGTCTGTTGGTCATTGATAATCGGGAACCCGGAGCCATCTGGTCAATGATCCGGAACGCCAGAGGTGTTGAGGTGCCGGACACGAGGGAGCAGGAAGACTGGCTCTATCGGTTTGCCGACCAGCTCAAGACCAGTTAG
- a CDS encoding DUF3750 domain-containing protein, producing MILRLLKITLAALFVIWLLPLSLHAALWVTQEQPQSWHAADWSSTGQLPEASTFDKALVQIYAARTGRWRGIFADHTWLVIKDRAANRYERYDVVGWGRPVRRNAYAADGRWYSNQPRLIHAVYGAEAEALIPAIRNAIRSYPHSERGDYTVWPGPNSNTFVSYVIAHTPGLDAALPPTAFGKDFSPRAFEFSPTPSDTGIRLSLGGYFGLSLGWAEGLEVHMAGAVAGVDIRYPAIKLPGFGRIGTELPFQQPTKAGSLAERANAS from the coding sequence ATGATCCTTCGACTGCTCAAGATAACCCTTGCTGCCCTGTTCGTCATATGGCTGTTGCCCCTGTCGCTTCATGCTGCCTTGTGGGTCACACAGGAGCAACCGCAAAGCTGGCACGCCGCTGACTGGTCAAGCACCGGACAGTTACCAGAGGCGTCCACATTTGATAAGGCGCTTGTGCAGATCTATGCGGCACGGACCGGGCGCTGGCGTGGCATCTTTGCCGACCACACCTGGCTGGTTATCAAAGACAGGGCTGCGAATCGTTATGAACGGTATGACGTGGTTGGCTGGGGGCGCCCCGTAAGACGCAACGCCTATGCGGCAGACGGGCGCTGGTACAGCAACCAGCCGCGTCTGATCCATGCGGTCTATGGGGCGGAAGCCGAAGCTCTTATTCCGGCCATCCGCAATGCCATCCGCTCTTACCCTCACAGTGAGCGGGGCGATTATACTGTCTGGCCCGGCCCCAACTCGAACACGTTCGTTTCCTATGTGATAGCCCATACACCCGGCCTTGATGCAGCCCTGCCGCCAACCGCTTTCGGCAAGGACTTCTCTCCTCGCGCTTTTGAATTCTCGCCCACACCCAGCGATACCGGCATCCGGCTGTCACTGGGCGGTTACTTCGGTCTGTCGCTGGGATGGGCTGAAGGTCTTGAAGTCCATATGGCCGGGGCTGTGGCGGGTGTTGATATCCGTTATCCGGCAATCAAGCTTCCAGGCTTTGGCCGGATCGGCACGGAACTGCCATTCCAGCAACCGACAAAAGCAGGATCACTGGCAGAAAGAGCAAATGCGTCCTGA